One Siniperca chuatsi isolate FFG_IHB_CAS linkage group LG3, ASM2008510v1, whole genome shotgun sequence genomic region harbors:
- the slc26a11 gene encoding sodium-independent sulfate anion transporter: MDRPLLGRVPSRGRACCSYSTLKAWLPILSWLPRYKLKWLQMDLLAGLTVGLTTVPQALAYAEVAGLPVQYGLYSAFMGGFIYTLLGTSKDVTLGPTAIMSLLCFSVVRGQPHRAVLLSLLCGLIQAVMALLRLGFLLDFISFPVIKGFTCAAAVTIGFGQVKNILGLQGVPQEFFLEVYYTFYKIPEARIGDVVLGVLCLALLVMLLFMKTSLSSDDAPTYSRVARKLVWTVATMRNALVVMAASFVSFSWDAYGYHVFTVTGKTSPGLPQFRPPPTSDTTANGTVVSFGEIVEGFGEGLAVIPFMGLLESIAIAKAFASQNDYRIDANQELLAIGVTNIMGSFVSAYPVTGSFGRTAVNSQTGVCTPAGGIVTSVIVLLSLAFLMPAFYYIPKASLAAVIICAVAPMVDYRVVAKMWRIRKLDLLPFAVTFLMSFWQVQYGIIGGVAVSGALLLYNTARPQIKVSDHGVLVMELDSGLSFPATEYLSHIIHTQALQASPPRSVVLDCHHVSIIDYSVINELRDLLRQFKLREVRLVFSRLQPSVLEVLLAANLQGFRYTDSLEAALQMESGASSMTDANTVRSQTREEMFDGGQKQCSNNTDQ, from the exons ATGGACCGGCCTCTGCTGGGACGGGTGCCCAGCAGAGGCCGGGCCTGCTGCTCCTACAGCACACTGAAGGCCTGGCTGCCCATCCTCTCCTGGCTGCCCAGGTACAAGCTGAAGTGGCTTCAGATGGACCTCCTCGCAGGCCTCACCGTCGGGCTGACGACTGTACCGCAGGCGCTGGCTTATGCTGAAGTAGCCGGCCTTCCTGTGCAG TACGGACTCTACTCTGCATTCATGGGGGGGTTCATCTACACCCTCCTGGGGACCTCTAAGGATGTGACACTGGGTCCCACGGCCATCATGTCCCTCTTGTGCTTCTCTGTGGTGAGGGGGCAGCCGCACCGAGCCGTGCTGCTCAGCCTCCTCTGTGGACTCATCCAGGCTGTAATGGCATTACTGAGATTAG GTTTCCTGCTGGACTTCATCTCTTTCCCTGTAATAAAAGGCTTCACTTGTGCTGCTGCGGTAACCATTGGCTTTGGCCAGGTCAAG AATATTCTGGGACTCCAGGGCGTTCCCCAAGAGTTCTTCCTGGAGGTTTACTACACCTTCTACAAGATCCCAGAGGCCAGGATAGGTGATGTGGTACTGGGTGTGCTGTGTCTCGCTCTGCTGgtcatgttgttgtttatgaAGACGAGTCTGAGCTCTGACGACGCTCCCACCTACTCCAGAGTCGCCAGGAAACTAGTGTGGACTGTCGCTACCA TGCGTAACGCTCTGGTGGTCATGGCTGCATCCTTCGTATCATTTTCCTGGGATGCTTACGGTTATCACGTATTTACAGTCACTGGGAAAACTTCCCCGGGGCTCCCGCAGTTCAGGCCCCCACCCACCTCAGACACCACAGCCAACGGCACCGTCGTCTCCTTTGGAGAGATTGTAGAG GGCTTTGGAGAAGGGCTTGCTGTGATTCCCTTCATGGGTCTGTTGGAGAGCATTGCTATTGCTAAAGCTTTTG CCAGTCAGAACGACTACAGAATTGATGCCAACCAGGAGCTGCTGGCTATTGGTGTGACCAACATCATGGGCTCCTTTGTGTCTGCCTACCCTGTCACTGGCAGCTTtgggag GACAGCGGTGAACTCCCAGACTGGTGTTTGCACTCCAGCTGGTGGGATCGTCACCA GTGTGATAGTGTTGCTTTCCCTGGCATTCCTCATGCCGGCCTTCTACTACATCCCCAAAGCTTCTCTAGCTGCTGTTATCATCTGTGCGGTAGCTCCCATGGTGGATTACCGTGTCGTGGCTAAGATGTGGAGGATACGCA AGCTGGACCTGCTGCCTTTTGCTGTGACGTTCCTGATGAGTTTCTGGCAGGTGCAGTACGGCATCATAGGAGGTGTAGCTGTATCTGGAGCCCTGCTGCTGTACAACACAGCAAGACCCCAGATAAAG GTGTCTGATCACGGTGTGCTGGTGATGGAGTTGGACAGTGGACTCAGCTTTCCTGCCACAGAGTATCTCAGCCACATCATACACACTCAGGCTCTGCAGG CGTCTCCTCCGCGGTCAGTGGTCCTAGATTGCCATCATGTCAGCATCATAGATTACTCAGTGATCAACGAGCTCAGGGACCTGCTGAGGCAGTTCAAGCTACGAGAAGTGCGACTGGTCTTTTCCAGATTGCAG CCCTCTGTTCTGGAGGTCCTCCTAGCAGCTAATCTGCAGGGCTTCAGGTATACAGACAGTTTGGAGGCAGCACTGCAGATGGAGTCGGGAGCCTCTTCAATGACGGACGCAAACACTGTCCGATCACAGACTCGAGAGGAGATGTTTGACGGTGGACAGAAGCAATGTAGCAACAACACTGATCAGTGA